The genomic stretch CATATCGATAAAGTGACGGTCACAAAAAGTATTCCGGAGACATCCGGCGGCAGAAAAGGAGGAAATAAGACATGACAACAGGTTGGGGAAAGTTGGCAGCGGTTTTGACAACTGGGGTGCTGGCAGCAGCAGTGCTGGTTGGATGTGGCAGCAAAAGCAGTAACAGCAGCGACGGCGTGACAAGCGCGGCTTCAGGAGGAAAAAGTACGGAGCAGGCAAAGGCAGAAACGAAAGGCAGTGGAGACCGGAAAGAGATATCCATCTGGCATTATTTCGAACATGAGGCGGCAGCTTTGGAAAAGGTCGCGGATAAATATAACGAGTTGCAGGATGATGTCCACATTACATGTACGTATGTATCCCGGGATGAGCTGATGAACCAGTACACGATCGGCGCGGTATCAGGGGAACTCCCGGATATCGGTATGGTAGATTCTCCGGACATGGCTTCCTATATATCTCTGGGAGTTTTTGAAGATATCGACGACGAATTGAAGGCATGGGGGGATTTAGACCAGTTTTATGAGGGACCTCTCAACAGCTGTCGGGATTCCGAAGGAAGGCTGCATGGTATTCCCAATAATTCCAACTGTCTGGCGCTGCTTTGCAATATGGATATCTTAAATGCTGCGGGGATCAAGGAAACACCGACCACCTGGGACGAGTTCTATGAGGTGTGTAAAGCGACCACAAATCCGGCGGATTCTGTATATGGATTTGCAATGTGTGCGGTTGGCAATGAGGAGGGAACCTTCCAGTATATCCCCTGGCTCTATGCGGCGGGCGCAGACGTGACGACCCTCACTTCCCCGGAGGCGGCCGAATCCCTCGATTTTCTCGCAAAGCTTGTGAGTGAAGGATTGATGAGTAAGGAAGTCGTAAACTGGGGACAGGGGGACGCGCTGAACGCCTTTGCGGCGGGAAAAGCTGCGATGCTGGAATCCGGTACCTGGCAGATCGCTCAGTTTGATAGCGGGGATGTAAAGCTGGATTGTAATTACCAGTACGCCATGCTTCCTAAGGGCAAGCAGAACGCCTCGGTTATCGGCGGCGAGAATTTCGGCGTTTGTACCGGTACAGAAGCCAAAGAGGAGTGTGTGGAGTTCTTAAAATATATGATGACTGCGGAAAATAACGCAGACTGGTGCGAGATTGCCGGCAAGCTGCCAGTAAGGGGTGACGCCACAAAGCTGAAGGATTTCTGGACGGAGGACGCCCGATATGCGGTATTCAATGAATCCATGGATTATGCGGTAGCGCGAGGCCCTCATGAGTCCTGGCCGACCATATCAGAAGCGATCTATACGGCTGAGCAGTCCGTACTTCTGGGAGAGAAGACGGGCACGGAGGCCATGGCCCAGGCAGCAGGAATCGTGGATCCAATTCTGACTGAAGTCCCTATTGCAAAATAGAAGACAGTAGCAAATGATCGTTACAGGGGGCGTTTCTGCGCCCCCTGTATGAAAATGGCATAAAAGTTTGAGAGAAAGGAGTGTGCGGTCTTGAATAGAAAAAAGATGACAATAGCCGAAAAGAAGACGCTTGAGGGCTATGGTTTTATTCTGCCTGGATTTTTTTACGTCATGTTGATTCTTGGCTATCCGCTTGTCTATAACGTAATTCTGAGTTTGAAAAACACGAACGTTAAGAATTTTGCGAAGGGAACCTCTGAATTTGTGGGATTTTTGAATTATATCACACTGTTCCACGATCCTACGTTTTTACTGGTCTTAAAAAATACGTTTGTTTTTACGGTGTTCTGTCTAGTCATTCAGTTCACCATTGGATTCATGTTCGCCCTGTTCTTTTCCCAGCAATTTACGCTGTCGGGGCCGATTCGCGGATTAATTCTGGTTGGATATATGATGCCGATGTCTGTCACCGCCATGCTGGGAAAGAATTTATTCGGGGTATCGGAGGGCGTCATCAATGATCTGCTCTTAAAGACCGGATTGATTCAGCAGCCGGTGGAATGGCTGGTGGGAGGAAGCACGGCTCTTGCCGCGGTTATCGCGGTCAACTGCTGGGTCGGCATTCCATTTAATATGCTGCTACTGACCTCGGGCCTGACTGGAATTTCACAGGATGTTTATGAGAGTGCTTCCATGGATGGGGCGAACAAAATTCAGCGTTTCTTATACATAACACTCCCGCTTATGAAGTCTTCTATTTTAGCAGTGCTGATGTTAGGATTTATCTATACCTTTAAGGCGTTTGATTTAATGTTTATTATGACAAGCGGCGGACCGCTGAACGCCACGGATGTCCTGGGGACATACGCTTACAGCCTGTCATTTACTAAATATGAATTTTCGTTGGGTTCTGCAGCGGCTATGGTGCTGTTTGCCTGTCTCTTCGTCATCGGATTGTTCTATCTGCGGCTGATAACAAAGGAGGATGATTAGTATGGGAGAAAAAATCAGATATGCCGTGTGTACAAGCAGCGGCAGAAAAGATATTTTAAACTGCCTGCTGGCAATATTCATTGCAGTGATCTTCCTCTTCCCGATCTACTGGTTGCTGTCCATGTCCTTCAAGACAGACGGGGAGTCTTTCGGGAAAATAGTGACGTATTATCCCCACACATTTACGCTTGAGCCATGGATCAAGAACTTCTCCGACAAGGATTTTCTGTTCTCTTTAAGGAACAGTTGCCTGATTGCCTTGCTGTCTATGACGATTTCTATCTGCTTCGGTGTACCGACGGCGTATGGGATGGGGCGGTATAAGGTGCCGGGAAGCAAAGGCTTTCTGCTGGCCTTTCTGGTGACGCAGATGATGCCTGCCTCCCTGATGCTGACTCCCATGTATTTAATCTTCAACAAAATCGGTCTTTTGGGTACGTATTTAGGCCCTGCGCTGGCAATCTCTTCGGGATCAATCCCATTTATTGTGGTGACACTGAGACCGTATTTCAAGGGGGTTCCCAGGTCTCTGGATGACGCTGCAAGAATTGACGGCTGCGGTGTGGTCCGCTCATTTTTTTCTATCATGATACCGGCGATCAAGACCGGTGTGATCACAGTGGTAATTATCTCGTTCCTGAATGGCTGGAACGACCTGGTCTATTCCATGACCTTTAACGTCAAGCCGGAGATGCGTCCGCTGACTGCCAATATCTATAAGTTCCAGAGCAAATACGGAACAAAATGGAACTGTATCATGGCGTACGGCGCGATTCTTGTCATACCGGTTGTTCTGCTGTTTGTATTTCTGCAAAAATATATCGTCAGCGGCTTAACAGCCGGAGCGGTCAAAGAATAGGAGGAAAGAAATGCTGAAACAGATTGGAAATGCAGTTATAAGGAGGCAGGAAAAAGAAATCCTGCAGATTGAGCCGTGGGGGACCAATGCCCTAAGGGTCCGCGCTACCCAACTTTCTGCAATTAGGGAGGAAGAATGGTCGGCTCTGTTGGAACCGGAAAATGAGGAATTAAAAATCAGCATCGTGCTGGACGGCATGGGTGCCAGGATTGAAAATGGAAACATTCGATGTGAACTGATGGCTACCGGGAAGTTAAAATTTTATAACCGGAGAGGCGAGCTGCTTTTGGAGGAATACGACAGAAATCGTTTCCGCAAGGAGATTGAGGGGGAATTTAACAGCGCTCTGGAAATTGATCCCAGGACCTTTGAACCAATCACGGGTACGGATAATTACCGTCTAAAAGTCCGGTTTGAACCGAGTGACGGAGAGAAAATCTACGGCATGGGCCAGTATCAGCAGCCGTATCTGGATGTGAAGAACTGCCGTCTTGAGTTGGCGCACCGCAATTCCCAGGCAAGTATCCCCTTCGCACTTTCCAGCCGCGGCTACGGATTTTTATGGAACAATCCAGCCATCGGCAGCGTTACATTCGGAAAGAACGTCACGGAATGGACGGCGGAGTCCACAAAAGTGATGGACTACTGGATTGTGGCCGGGGATACTCCGGCTGAAATCGAGGAGGCTTACGCGAATGCGGTAGGTAAGGTACCGATGATGCCGGATTACGGCATGGGCTTCTGGCAGTGCAAGCTGCGCTATCAGACGCAGGAAGAGCTATTAGAAGTAGCGAGGGAGTATAAGAAGAGGGGCATTCCACTGGATGTCATCGTCTGCGACTATTTTCACTGGCCCAATCAGGGGGACTGGAAATTTGATGAGGATTACTGGCCCGACCCTGAGGGCATGGTGCGTGAACTGAAGGAGATGGGGGTCAGGCTGATGGTGTCTGTCTGGCCAACCGTTGAGGAAAGCAGTGAGAACTATCATAAGATGGTCCGGGAAGGATATTTAGTCCGTAGCGAGCACGGAAAAGCGATCGGTCAGTTGGGAAATGCGGCATTTTTTGACGCCACGCATCCGGACGCGCGCAGCTTCGTGTGGGAGAAACTGCGTCGGAATTATTATGACAAAGGTATTGAGTTGTTCTGGCTCGATGAGGCGGAGCCGGAATTTACCGGATATCAGTTCTCTCACTACCGGTATTATCAGGGAACCGATTTAGAGACAGGTAATATTTATCCGAAGGAATATGCCAGAATGGCGTATGAAGGCCTCCGACAGGCGGGACAGGAAAACATATTGAGCCTGCTGCGTTGTGCATGGGCCGGAAGCCAGAAATACGGGGCGCTGGTGTGGTCGGGAGATATCGATTCATCTTTCCGCTCACTGCGCAGCCAGCTGGCAGCCGGGCTCAACATGGGACTGTCCGGAATTCCATGGTGGACGACAGACATTGGCGGATTTCACGGAGGTAATATACACGACGAAGGATTTAGAGAAGTGTTTGTGCGCTGGTTTGAATTTGGCGCCTTCTGCCCTGTCATGAGGCTGCATGGATACAGAGAACCGATCAAGGAGCCGATCGGTACTGCCGGAGGAGGAAAACACAACAGCGGAGCGGAGAATGAGATCTGGTCCTATGGGGAAGAGATTTACGCTGTCTGCAGGAAATATATTTACCTGCGGGAGAAGATGCGGCCATATATTACGGAACTGATGCGGGAGGCCCACGAAAAGGGAACACCATTGATGCGCCCTCTTTTTTATGACTATCCGGAAGACGGTAGATGCTGGGAAATTGAGGATGAATACTTATTCGGCCCGGACGTTCTGGTTGCACCGGTTCTCTGGGAGGCTGTGACGGAGCGGAAGGTCTATCTGCCGGCCGGCCGCTGGAAAAACTTAAATGATGCTTTGGTATATGAGGGGGGAAAGGAAATTATAGCCGCGGCCCCCATTAACGCTATCCCGGTGTTCGTAAAGGAAGGGACGTTGGACTATCTGTTCGAAACCGCAAAGTGATGCGAAACTGCGGGGAATTATTGTAAGAGTATCACATGGGACTACGTGGAAAGCAGCGATGACGGAGGAGATAGGATATGGATAAAAGCAGAAAAAGGGTTGGTTGCAAAGGGTTATTCTCCTACGGAGGAGACTACTTTTACTACATGGAGAAGATCTTTGATACGGCGGCGCTTAACCTGCTTTGGCTGCTGTTCTGCTTGCCTGTGATTACCATCGGTGCTTCTACCACGGCGCTGTATGATACGGTCCATAAACAGGGAGTGCAGGATGAGGGGTATGTCGTAAAGGTGTTTTTTCAATCCTTTATGCGGAACTTCAAACCTTCCTGCGGACTATGGGGGATTCTTGCGGGTGCGGCTATCATTTTTCAGCTCAATCTTGGAATTGTTTCGGCAAAGATGGAGGGAGACGGGGCTGTTTTTCTGCTGCTTTTGTACAGTATGTGCCTGCTTTTTGTAATAGGGACGCAGCTTTACGCATTTCCTGCTCTTTCCCGTTTTTCCATGCCCGCGGGGTGGATTCTGAAAGTATCGATTTATATGTGTTTCCGTCATTTACCGCGCACCATACTCCTGGTACTGGTTACGGCGGTCAGTGTCATGCTTGTCTGGTGGTGTCTACCGCTTGTTCTGATTCTGCCGGCCCCTGTCCACAGGATATACCATTGTCTGATGGAACCGGTACTAGCGGAACACACACCGCAGAGTAAAAAAATTCATTAATATTCAGTTAAGTAAAAGGAGGAACACGCAGATGGACCAAAAAGAGGAGATGCAGAAAATGGAGAAAGCCGGAGATTTCCGTTCCGATAACCGGTTTTTACTGGGGTATTTTGAAGAGAAGGACGGGGCGCTCTATTATCGCTATGACGCGGAACGCTTAATTGTGGAGCCGTGGGGGACCAATTCTCTGCGAGTGCGTGCGTCAAAGATGGCGCAGATGCCGGAGGAGCTTTGGGCGCTGGAAGGAAAGCCGGAGTTGTCAGGATCGAAGGTGACAATTCATGATTATACGGCGGAGATCACGAATGGAAAAATTAAAGCGGTTATCAATAATATTGGAAAGCTTTCTTTCTATAACCAGAAAGGGGAGCTGCTTCTGGAAGAATACATACGCAACCGGGAGGATATGTTTGCCGATACGTGCAGTTCCCTGGAGATGGAAGCTCGAGAATTTAAGCCGATTATCGGCGGGGATTACGCTTTGACAATGCGCTTTGTATCTGACCCTAAGGAGAAAATCTACGGGATGGGGCAGTATCAGCAGGATTTTCTGGATTTGAAAGGTGCAGACCTGGAACTGGCGCACCGAAACTCCCAGGCCAGTGTACCGTTTGCCCTTTCCTCGCTGGGGTATGGTTTTCTGTGGAATAACCCGGCAGTCGGGCGTGTCAATTTCGCCAGAAATATTACCACATGGGAAGCGAAGTCCACGAAAAAGCTGGACTATTGGATTACTGCGGGAGACTCTCCTGCAGAGATTGAGGAGGCGTATGCGAACACCGCGGGGAAGGTGCCGATGATGCCGGAATATGGTCTTGGATTCTGGCAGTGTAAGCTGCGCTATCAGACACAGGAGGAACTTCTGGAGGTCGCCAGAGAGTATAAGAGACGGGAGCTTCCCATCGACGTGATTGTCGTAGACTTCTTCCACTGGCCCAAACAGGGGGACTGGAGGTTTGATCCTACGTACTGGCCGGACCCGGACAGCATGATTGCGGAACTGAATGATATGGGGATCGAACTGATGGTATCCGTATGGCCAATGGTCGATTATTTAAGTGAGAATTTCGAGGAGATGAAGGCGAAGGGGCTGCTGACTCGGGTGGAGAAGGGCGTGCGTATCGACAATGTCTATATGGGCAACACGATCCAGTATGACCCCACAAACCCTGAGGCGCGGGATTATGTCTGGAAGAAATGCAAACAGAATTATTATAATAAAGGTATAAAGATATTTTGGCTGGACGAGGCAGAACCGGAATATTCCGTCTATGATTTTGAAAACTACCGCTATCATTTGGGGCCGAATGTGCAGATCGGGAATATTTACCCGGCGATGTACGCGAAGACCTTCTTCGACGGGATGCGTGGGGAAGGACAGGAGAATGTGGTAAACCTTCTGCGCTGTGCCTGGGCGGGCAGCCAGAAATACGGGGCGCTGGTTTGGTCCGGCGATATACATTCCAGCTTCGACAGCATGAAAAATCAGGTTGCAGCCGGACTCAACATGGGTTTGGCGGGTATTCCATGGTGGACTACGGATATAGGAGGATTTTTTGGAGCCAACATTACCGACGAGAAATTTCATGAGGTGCTGGTACGCTGGTTTGAATATGGAACCTTCTGCCCTGTTATGCGGCTTCACGGTTATCGGATGCCGTATCAGCCTCAGCAGGGGACTACCGGAGGGGCAGCATGCGTGTCTGGCGCGCCCAATGAGATCTGGAGCTATGGTGATAAGGTGTACGAAATTTGTAAGAAGTACTTATGGATTCGTGAAAATATGCGCCCCTATACGCGGAAATTGATGAAGGAAGCTCATGAAAAAGGAACCCCTGTGATGAGGCCGCTGTTCTATGATTTCCCAGAGGACTGTGCGTGCTGGGAGAAAGAAAATCAATATATGTATGGCCCGAATGTCATGGTAGTACCGGTTATGGAGGCAGGAGCTGAAAAGATCGGAGTTTACCTTCCAAAAGGTGCAGTATGGATGAATGTCTGGACGAAGAAAACTTGGGAAGGCGGCCAGAGTATCGAGGTAGAGACGCCGCTGGATCAGATGCCGCTCTTTGTGAGGGACGGATTCGTTCTGGATGTTTGTGAACCATAAAACCGGTTTTTCCTGAAAGTAATTGAATCATTATATGAAACCCGGGAGGGGAGCGGTTTAAGAAAAATCATGACCGTTCCTCTCCTGTTTTCAGTTCCATATGCATTTAGACAATGGAAGATTTAGATTTATTTCAGTAAAGGGCCTTTAATTAAAGCCGCTTTGCTTTATAATAATGACCCAGCTTATCTGTGGCAATAATTGCATCACAAACGATTTCAGGTGTTAATGTTAATGGCATGTTCCCCATTGTATCATTAGGGCTGCATGCTAATTCTGCAACTTTCATTATTTCATCTATTTTAATCTCATGAATTCCAAGATCCTCCAGAGTTGTTGGCAATCCGACATCTAAACAAAAATTTATCACTTCTTCAAATTCTTCCGGAGAAGCATTTTCAAGTACTAATTGAGTTAAGGTACCAAAAGCCACTTTCTCACCATGATAACACTGATGTGTTTCATGGATAGCTGTAAATCCATTATGAATCGCATGGGCTGCTGCGATACCACAGCTTTCAAAACCAATACCTGAAAGATATGTATTTGCTTCAACAATATTTTCCAGTGCTTTTGTACATACTTTCGCTTGCGCAGAAACAAGAGCCTGAATACCGTTTGCAAGTAATGTATCATAACATAATCTGGCAATTGCCATAGAGGTGATGGTATAGTAGCCGCCAATAAAATTAGGACTGTTTGACTGCTTACATGCACGGGCTTCAAAATAGGTTGCCAATGCATCTCCCATACCGGATACAAGTAAACGTGCCGGAGCAGAACTAATTACCTCAGTATCGACCAAAACCATGTTTGGATTTTTAGGAAGAAAAAGATAATCTTCAAATGCGCCGTCGTCTGTATAGATAACTGATAAAGCACTGCATGGAGCATCTGTTCCGGCAATGGTAGGAACGATTACTACAGGAGCTTCTGCGTAAAAAGCAAGAGCTTTTGCTGTATCGTGGATCTTTCCTCCTCCAATTCCAACAACTACATCACAACCAGATTCCTTATATACGTTCACTAAGCGGTCAATTTCATTACGAGAGCACTCACCTTGAAAGGTTTCGAAAAATAGTTTTGTATTATATTCTTTTGCACTCTTTTCGATAGGTTCTTTAACACGTCCCTTACCAGATTCGCTAACTAAAATAAAGGGCGCCTTTCCTATATTTTGCAAATGTTTACATAGCTCACCTAATATCCCTCTGCCTTGAACGTAACGTTCAGGACTGCCAATTATATTAGCCATGTTAATTCCTCCTTAGATTGTTAGATTGTTTGTTTGATAATTATATATCGATAATTATTTACCGATATAATGTATTATATTTTTATTACACATAAATGTCAATCCAGATAAGCAATTATAGTTAATTTTTTGTCAAAGGATATTAGGGATCCA from Lacrimispora sphenoides JCM 1415 encodes the following:
- a CDS encoding TIM-barrel domain-containing protein, translating into MLKQIGNAVIRRQEKEILQIEPWGTNALRVRATQLSAIREEEWSALLEPENEELKISIVLDGMGARIENGNIRCELMATGKLKFYNRRGELLLEEYDRNRFRKEIEGEFNSALEIDPRTFEPITGTDNYRLKVRFEPSDGEKIYGMGQYQQPYLDVKNCRLELAHRNSQASIPFALSSRGYGFLWNNPAIGSVTFGKNVTEWTAESTKVMDYWIVAGDTPAEIEEAYANAVGKVPMMPDYGMGFWQCKLRYQTQEELLEVAREYKKRGIPLDVIVCDYFHWPNQGDWKFDEDYWPDPEGMVRELKEMGVRLMVSVWPTVEESSENYHKMVREGYLVRSEHGKAIGQLGNAAFFDATHPDARSFVWEKLRRNYYDKGIELFWLDEAEPEFTGYQFSHYRYYQGTDLETGNIYPKEYARMAYEGLRQAGQENILSLLRCAWAGSQKYGALVWSGDIDSSFRSLRSQLAAGLNMGLSGIPWWTTDIGGFHGGNIHDEGFREVFVRWFEFGAFCPVMRLHGYREPIKEPIGTAGGGKHNSGAENEIWSYGEEIYAVCRKYIYLREKMRPYITELMREAHEKGTPLMRPLFYDYPEDGRCWEIEDEYLFGPDVLVAPVLWEAVTERKVYLPAGRWKNLNDALVYEGGKEIIAAAPINAIPVFVKEGTLDYLFETAK
- a CDS encoding carbohydrate ABC transporter permease, with amino-acid sequence MGEKIRYAVCTSSGRKDILNCLLAIFIAVIFLFPIYWLLSMSFKTDGESFGKIVTYYPHTFTLEPWIKNFSDKDFLFSLRNSCLIALLSMTISICFGVPTAYGMGRYKVPGSKGFLLAFLVTQMMPASLMLTPMYLIFNKIGLLGTYLGPALAISSGSIPFIVVTLRPYFKGVPRSLDDAARIDGCGVVRSFFSIMIPAIKTGVITVVIISFLNGWNDLVYSMTFNVKPEMRPLTANIYKFQSKYGTKWNCIMAYGAILVIPVVLLFVFLQKYIVSGLTAGAVKE
- a CDS encoding carbohydrate ABC transporter permease, producing the protein MNRKKMTIAEKKTLEGYGFILPGFFYVMLILGYPLVYNVILSLKNTNVKNFAKGTSEFVGFLNYITLFHDPTFLLVLKNTFVFTVFCLVIQFTIGFMFALFFSQQFTLSGPIRGLILVGYMMPMSVTAMLGKNLFGVSEGVINDLLLKTGLIQQPVEWLVGGSTALAAVIAVNCWVGIPFNMLLLTSGLTGISQDVYESASMDGANKIQRFLYITLPLMKSSILAVLMLGFIYTFKAFDLMFIMTSGGPLNATDVLGTYAYSLSFTKYEFSLGSAAAMVLFACLFVIGLFYLRLITKEDD
- a CDS encoding glycerol dehydrogenase, with amino-acid sequence MANIIGSPERYVQGRGILGELCKHLQNIGKAPFILVSESGKGRVKEPIEKSAKEYNTKLFFETFQGECSRNEIDRLVNVYKESGCDVVVGIGGGKIHDTAKALAFYAEAPVVIVPTIAGTDAPCSALSVIYTDDGAFEDYLFLPKNPNMVLVDTEVISSAPARLLVSGMGDALATYFEARACKQSNSPNFIGGYYTITSMAIARLCYDTLLANGIQALVSAQAKVCTKALENIVEANTYLSGIGFESCGIAAAHAIHNGFTAIHETHQCYHGEKVAFGTLTQLVLENASPEEFEEVINFCLDVGLPTTLEDLGIHEIKIDEIMKVAELACSPNDTMGNMPLTLTPEIVCDAIIATDKLGHYYKAKRL
- a CDS encoding YesL family protein, with the protein product MDKSRKRVGCKGLFSYGGDYFYYMEKIFDTAALNLLWLLFCLPVITIGASTTALYDTVHKQGVQDEGYVVKVFFQSFMRNFKPSCGLWGILAGAAIIFQLNLGIVSAKMEGDGAVFLLLLYSMCLLFVIGTQLYAFPALSRFSMPAGWILKVSIYMCFRHLPRTILLVLVTAVSVMLVWWCLPLVLILPAPVHRIYHCLMEPVLAEHTPQSKKIH
- a CDS encoding ABC transporter substrate-binding protein, with the protein product MTTGWGKLAAVLTTGVLAAAVLVGCGSKSSNSSDGVTSAASGGKSTEQAKAETKGSGDRKEISIWHYFEHEAAALEKVADKYNELQDDVHITCTYVSRDELMNQYTIGAVSGELPDIGMVDSPDMASYISLGVFEDIDDELKAWGDLDQFYEGPLNSCRDSEGRLHGIPNNSNCLALLCNMDILNAAGIKETPTTWDEFYEVCKATTNPADSVYGFAMCAVGNEEGTFQYIPWLYAAGADVTTLTSPEAAESLDFLAKLVSEGLMSKEVVNWGQGDALNAFAAGKAAMLESGTWQIAQFDSGDVKLDCNYQYAMLPKGKQNASVIGGENFGVCTGTEAKEECVEFLKYMMTAENNADWCEIAGKLPVRGDATKLKDFWTEDARYAVFNESMDYAVARGPHESWPTISEAIYTAEQSVLLGEKTGTEAMAQAAGIVDPILTEVPIAK